The Hymenobacter chitinivorans DSM 11115 genome segment TCGGGCAGGGTGTCGCGCACCAGGAAGTCGGCCCCGTGCTGCTTGAAAGCTTCCACCGGGGCCGGGGCCCCCTTGCCGAAGGCCCGGCCCAGGGTTTGGCGCCAGCTTTTGTTGGTCAGGTCGGGGTTCTGCTCCGAGCCCGAAAGCGCAAACTCGTGGCGGATAATCTTCTGGGTCAAGATAAACCAGCTGTAGTCGGCACCGGTCTGGCGCAGGTGCTTGAGCGTGCCCAGCGTGTCGAAGCCGGGGTAGAGCGGGCCGGGCAGGCGGTTGCCGCGGGCATCGAGCCACAGCGACGACGGCCCGGGCAGAATCCGGATGCCGTGCCGGGGCCAGATGGGGTTCCAGTTCTGCACGCCCTCCACGTAGTGCCACATCCGGTCCTCGTTGATAACGTGCCCGCCGGCCTGCTGGGTGATGCCCAGCATCAGCCCATCCACGTGCTCGGGCACGCCCGAGAGCATGTGGGCGGGCGGCGTGCCCAGGCGGGCGGGCCAGTTGCGGCGCACCAGCTCGTGGTTGGCCCCAATGCCGCCGGCCGTGACGATAACCGCCCGGGCCCGGCAGCTGAATTCCCCCACGACGAGGCGGGAAGTGGCGGCGCCCCGCTCGGCCGCGCTGGGTTCCAGCACCTCGCCCCGCACGCCCACCACCGCGCCGTTTTCCACGGTTAGCTCGGTCACGCGGTGGCGGAATTTGAGCGTAACCAGCCCCTTTTTCACCGCCTCCCGCACCCGGTAGGAGAAGGGCGCTACCACGCCCGTGCCCGTGCCCCAGGCCACGTGGAAGCGCGGTACCGAGTTGCCGGGGCCCCGGGCGCCGTAGCCGCCCCGCTCGGCCCAGCCCACCACCGGAAACAGCTTGATGCCCATTTGCTGTAGCCAGCTGCGCTTTTCGCCGGCGGCCCAGCCCACGTAAGCCTCGGCCCAGCGCCGGGGCCAGAGGTCCTCGGGCCGGTCAAAGTCGGCGTTGCCGAGCCAGTCGGACAGGGCCAGCTCGTGGGAGTCGTGGATGCGCATGCGGCGCTGCTCGGGCGAATCGACCAGGAACAGGCCCCCAAACGACCAGAAAGCCTGCCCGCCCATGTTCTGCTCGGGCTCCTGGTCGAGGAGCAGCACGCTTTTGCCGGCCGCGGCCAGCTCGGAGGCGGCTACCAAGCCGGCCAGGCCGGCCCCAATTACCAGTACATCGGCTTCGGTTTGCATACGCAGTTGGCTGAAAAACCCGCGGGGCCGCGTTGTGCACTACAGCCGGCGGGTGAAGTTGAGTGAATTCCCTTGTTCAGCAAGATATTCATTCTGGCATTCCTAGGGAACTGGGCCTTCGGTGTATTTCCCGGAACCGCTTTTACCAAAAAAGGCCCCGCAGCAGCTGCCGCGGGGCCTTTTTCTGCAGCATACTGCCCTGGCTAGTAGGAGGCAATGCGTTTCAGGTCGGTATTGGTCGGCTCGTAGGCCAGGCCCTTGCGGGCGTAGGCTTTGGCGCCGGCCACGTCATTGGCCTTGCCGGAGGCAATGCTGGCCGCCAGGTAAATATTGGCTACCAGCTGGCTTTCGATGGTGGCTTCCTTG includes the following:
- a CDS encoding FAD-binding dehydrogenase, translated to MQTEADVLVIGAGLAGLVAASELAAAGKSVLLLDQEPEQNMGGQAFWSFGGLFLVDSPEQRRMRIHDSHELALSDWLGNADFDRPEDLWPRRWAEAYVGWAAGEKRSWLQQMGIKLFPVVGWAERGGYGARGPGNSVPRFHVAWGTGTGVVAPFSYRVREAVKKGLVTLKFRHRVTELTVENGAVVGVRGEVLEPSAAERGAATSRLVVGEFSCRARAVIVTAGGIGANHELVRRNWPARLGTPPAHMLSGVPEHVDGLMLGITQQAGGHVINEDRMWHYVEGVQNWNPIWPRHGIRILPGPSSLWLDARGNRLPGPLYPGFDTLGTLKHLRQTGADYSWFILTQKIIRHEFALSGSEQNPDLTNKSWRQTLGRAFGKGAPAPVEAFKQHGADFLVRDTLPELVQAMNELTGDNLLDYAQVEQEVRARDLQLDNPFSKDAQITAIRGARNYLGDKLIRTAPPHKLLDPTKGPLIAVRLHVITRKSLGGLETDLSGRVLDSAGQPIPGLYAAGEIAGFGGGGMHGYRALEGTFLGGCLYSGRIAGRAVAEALGGG